The following coding sequences are from one Spirochaetales bacterium window:
- a CDS encoding IPT/TIG domain-containing protein translates to MVLNIHESHGRKGTKLVVPFAIFLFLIICLIIISGLTGRSPEVISITPKTGIPGTELLVKGRYFGKERNGGRVSVSGFSPSTDAYVEWNDTRIRLLIPEDFSSGLLKVITRNGESSEIIPFVNKMEIPLPIIGPINPGEVYISNFIPRRGSVGNIVTISGINFGGEQGESNVYFGWVSGDRNYNESEAIFSNSISASNIDYDYIMWTDNKIAVQVPDGALSGNIFVHTKTGISNAGFFEVQEPVGQKRIHDKRVYQVSYWVEVRAGDAEAGNGLDIWVPGIIESPLQRDVTLISSESGEPNEETNGIMRFSFTNLLPGETRQIKLRYLFKRYAATTKINSREVREYYDVNNTMYKVFTRSSPLVPSSDVKIITLARNIVGKDKNPYIKAQDIYNHVINLLSPIEEGDIPPSDVLAVCDSRKPEGDAFIYSILCTALMRSVGIPARPVAGYLVCSQQESVEHYWVEFYLEDFGWVPVDPLLGDGKTYKGFQRSGSYRNYYFGNLDNSHITVTRGVIPVKQRNPEGRIVNSRRYASLQTIFEESTGNLVSYSAEWSGLEIIGFY, encoded by the coding sequence ATGGTTTTGAACATTCATGAATCGCACGGCAGGAAAGGAACGAAATTGGTCGTTCCTTTTGCTATTTTCCTGTTTCTCATAATCTGTCTTATTATCATATCAGGGCTTACCGGCAGGTCCCCGGAAGTGATTTCAATAACACCCAAAACAGGTATTCCGGGTACCGAACTCCTCGTGAAGGGGAGGTATTTCGGAAAAGAACGGAATGGAGGCCGGGTTTCCGTTTCCGGTTTTTCTCCTTCTACCGATGCATACGTCGAGTGGAATGACACGCGAATAAGGCTTTTAATCCCTGAAGATTTTTCCTCCGGTCTTTTAAAAGTAATTACCAGAAACGGGGAAAGCAGTGAAATTATCCCCTTTGTCAATAAAATGGAAATTCCGCTTCCCATCATCGGTCCCATCAATCCAGGTGAAGTGTATATCAGTAATTTTATCCCGCGCAGGGGCTCTGTCGGGAATATCGTGACGATAAGCGGTATCAATTTCGGCGGGGAACAGGGTGAATCGAATGTATATTTTGGCTGGGTTTCGGGAGACAGGAATTATAATGAGAGCGAGGCGATTTTTTCCAATTCAATTTCCGCCTCGAATATCGATTACGATTATATTATGTGGACCGACAATAAAATCGCGGTACAGGTTCCCGACGGTGCCCTTTCCGGCAATATTTTTGTTCATACGAAAACGGGTATCAGTAATGCGGGTTTTTTCGAAGTTCAGGAACCTGTCGGGCAAAAACGAATCCATGATAAACGGGTCTATCAGGTCTCGTATTGGGTGGAGGTAAGGGCGGGAGACGCGGAAGCCGGAAACGGTCTCGATATCTGGGTGCCGGGCATTATCGAGTCCCCTCTGCAACGGGATGTCACCCTTATCTCTTCGGAATCGGGCGAACCGAATGAGGAAACGAATGGTATTATGAGGTTTTCGTTTACCAATCTGCTTCCCGGAGAGACGCGGCAGATAAAATTACGGTATCTGTTCAAACGATATGCCGCGACCACCAAAATTAATTCCCGGGAAGTCAGGGAGTATTATGATGTCAATAATACCATGTATAAGGTGTTTACCAGATCAAGCCCCCTCGTTCCGTCGTCGGATGTCAAAATTATTACACTTGCGCGGAATATCGTGGGCAAGGACAAGAATCCGTATATTAAAGCCCAGGATATTTATAATCATGTCATTAACCTCCTTAGCCCCATCGAAGAGGGGGATATCCCGCCATCCGATGTCCTTGCCGTCTGTGATTCTAGAAAACCCGAAGGCGATGCGTTCATCTATTCCATCCTTTGTACCGCACTCATGCGTAGTGTCGGTATTCCTGCACGGCCGGTTGCGGGGTATCTTGTCTGTTCGCAGCAGGAGAGTGTGGAACATTACTGGGTCGAGTTTTATCTTGAGGATTTCGGATGGGTTCCCGTCGATCCCCTCCTTGGAGACGGAAAAACGTATAAAGGATTTCAACGCAGCGGAAGTTACAGAAATTATTACTTCGGAAATCTCGACAACAGCCATATCACCGTGACGCGTGGGGTGATTCCCGTAAAACAGCGAAATCCGGAAGGACGTATTGTCAATAGCAGGCGGTACGCGAGTCTTCAGACGATTTTTGAGGAGAGTACGGGAAATCTCGTCTCCTACAGTGCGGAATGGTCCGGTCTTGAGATTATCGGATTCTACTAG
- a CDS encoding zf-HC2 domain-containing protein, whose protein sequence is MVCPDYEVLSAYSDGEVGFPWNKELDEHISNCPSCRQKLDELTVLKEALRTSPEPDPAIPMERVRNNIARLTEKQKIIHVPVWRKKVSLPMPFVAAAFFLFCLGVVLVFSVILNLGNRSEIIVIDETDHGKKEFRIIGKNPEEIQALLESLEYKTADEEVIIRLPDDSEYFLIGEPEIIKTVDYRKSSD, encoded by the coding sequence ATGGTGTGTCCTGATTATGAAGTGTTATCTGCATATTCCGACGGGGAAGTGGGATTCCCGTGGAACAAGGAACTGGATGAACATATCTCGAACTGCCCGTCGTGCAGGCAGAAGCTTGATGAATTAACAGTATTGAAGGAAGCACTTCGTACATCGCCGGAACCCGATCCGGCAATCCCGATGGAACGTGTGAGAAACAACATTGCACGGCTAACCGAAAAACAGAAAATAATTCATGTACCGGTATGGAGAAAAAAAGTAAGCCTGCCGATGCCGTTTGTTGCTGCGGCTTTTTTCCTGTTCTGCCTGGGTGTGGTGCTGGTTTTTTCGGTCATATTGAATTTGGGGAACAGGAGTGAAATAATCGTTATCGACGAGACGGATCATGGAAAAAAGGAATTCCGTATTATCGGTAAAAATCCCGAAGAGATACAGGCGCTGCTTGAATCATTGGAATATAAAACAGCGGATGAAGAGGTGATTATCAGGCTGCCGGACGATTCGGAGTATTTTCTCATCGGAGAACCCGAAATTATCAAAACCGTTGATTACAGAAAGAGTTCCGATTAA